One Phaseolus vulgaris cultivar G19833 chromosome 4, P. vulgaris v2.0, whole genome shotgun sequence DNA window includes the following coding sequences:
- the LOC137838599 gene encoding uncharacterized protein, producing MREKEMVGLTLGQTMELNDVLKECEKVFEETKQLPQLPPNREIDHNIPIKYGVDPINVRSYRYPYVLKTEIEKQVEEMLKAGMIRPSNNPYSSLVILVKKKDDNWSYRGTARQIAWGTIVLQSGFADFSQPFSIECDASSTGFGAMLSHNKKPIAFFSIALAETSLTKSIYEKELMTLVLAIQHWRPYVLGHKFTIYTDQKSLRYLLEQRITTQNQQSWLEKLLSYEFEVVYKPEASNKVADTLSRRLEEEEEGVVEINVLSKPYWRDIELVEEENQQDPALNKIVEELRIRILRHVGIIP from the exons ATGAGGGAGAAGGAAATGGTTGGGTTAACCTTGGGGCAAACAATGGAGTTGAATGATGTTTTGAAGGAATGTGAGAAGGTTTTTGAAGAAACCAAACAATTACCACAATTACCACCCAACAGGGAAATTGATCATAATATTCCAATTAAATATGGGGTAGACCCAATCAATGTGAGGTCGTATAGGTATCCATATGTATTGAAGACGGAGATAGAGAAACAAGTTGAAGAAATGTTGAAGGCAGGGATGATTAGACCTAGCAACAACCCCTATTCAAGTTTAGTTATTCTAGTTAAAAAGAAGGATGACAACTGGAG TTATAGAGGAACTGCTAGACAAATTGCATGGGGCACAATAGTTCTCCAAAGTGGATTTGCGG ATTTCAGCCAACCTTTTTCCATCgaatgtgatgcttcaagcacgGGTTTTGGGGCGATGTTGTCCCATAATAAAAAACCAATTGCTTTTTTCAGCATAGCATTGGCTGAGACGTCTCTGACCAAATCTATATATGAGAAGGAATTAATGACTTTGGTGttagcaattcaacattggagACCCTACGTGTTGGGACATAAATTTACTATTTACACGGATCAAAAGAGTTTGAGGTATTTACTGGAGCAAAGAATCACCACCCAGAACCAACAAAGTTGGTTAGAAAAATTGTTGAGTTATGAATTTGAAGTTGTGTACAAACCAGAAGCATCTAATAAGGTGGCAGATACGTTGTCACGAAGactggaggaggaagaagaaggggttgTGGAGATCAATGTTTTATCCAAACCATATTGGCGGGACATTGAGTTAGTAGAAGAAGAAAACCAGCAGGATCCTGCATTAAATAAAATCGTAGAGGAATTAAGGATTAGGATCCTGCGTCACGTGGGAATTATACCTTGA